The DNA segment GTACCTTCAGGATGGGACCTTCTCACCTTTTTTAATTGAACCAAGGAGGATTGAATGAACGGAAAGATTTGCGCACTACTGGCCGCGCTGGCGCTGCTTCTCGCCCTGCCTGCGACCACCCTGGCCCTGACCGGCGGGCCGGACAGCTTCGGCTACACCTTCATTGACAGCGAAGAGGCCGGCGGCCCGGCCTTCGAGTGGGAGGACATCGCCGCCACCGGCACTCTCCTCCCCCTCGGGGACGACGAGGGTTCGCCCTTTCTCCCCCTTGGCTTCACCTTCAACTTCTACGGGATCGACTACACCGAACTCAAGGTCTCCAGCAACGGCTTTCTCGGGTTCAGCGACTTCCCCTCCTCAGGCTGCTGCTCGGCCGGCTGCTGCTCCGGCGACCCCATCCCGACCGCCGGCGGCAAAATCGACAACCTCATCGCCGGCCTCTGGGACGACCTTGACCCGGCCAACGGTCAGACGAGCATCTACTACGAGACCCTCGGCACCACCCCCAACCGGCGCTTCGTCGTTCAAATCGACGACACCCCCCGCTGGCCCAACACCGGCTCGAACACCTTCCAATACATCCTCTTCGAGGGCAGCAACACCATCGTGGTCAACTACCTCCGCGCCGAGGTGGACAGCAACACATCCATCGGCGTCGAGAACGCCGACGGCACCGTCGGGCTCGCCTACCCCCTGGCTGCCGGAGAGGTCTACACCGACCTGGCGGTCCAGTACTGCACGAACATTGCCTGCGGCGGAGGCGGCGAACCGACCACTCTCAGCACGACCTTCGCTTCCAACAACAGCTTCCAGGGCAACATGTTCGACCTGACCAACGAGTCGGGACAGGCCATCGATCTGACCGGCGCCTTCGAAGGGAACTTCGACGGTGGTGCCACGGGCGAGGTGGAGATCTGGTACCGGGAGGGGACCTTCGTCGGCCATGAGAGCGACCCCGCAGGATGGACCCTACTTGGCCGCGACACACTGGTCTCTAATGGATTCAATGTCCCCACCCCCTTCGACGTCGGCGCCACCCTGACCATCGGCGCCGGCGAGACCGTCGGCATGCTCATGTACCTTGACGGAAGTCGCGGGGGGGTTAATTACACCAACGGTGCCAACAGCTACACCGACGGCACCCTGCGCATCACCACCGGC comes from the Desulfuromonas sp. genome and includes:
- a CDS encoding JDVT-CTERM domain-containing protein, translated to MNGKICALLAALALLLALPATTLALTGGPDSFGYTFIDSEEAGGPAFEWEDIAATGTLLPLGDDEGSPFLPLGFTFNFYGIDYTELKVSSNGFLGFSDFPSSGCCSAGCCSGDPIPTAGGKIDNLIAGLWDDLDPANGQTSIYYETLGTTPNRRFVVQIDDTPRWPNTGSNTFQYILFEGSNTIVVNYLRAEVDSNTSIGVENADGTVGLAYPLAAGEVYTDLAVQYCTNIACGGGGEPTTLSTTFASNNSFQGNMFDLTNESGQAIDLTGAFEGNFDGGATGEVEIWYREGTFVGHESDPAGWTLLGRDTLVSNGFNVPTPFDVGATLTIGAGETVGMLMYLDGSRGGVNYTNGANSYTDGTLRITTGIGKGDTAAEPPVGGGTFTPRTWNGTVEYTTGDCFLLLTNARGMEDTPIPLHIALSPCAATLVTLDSVTISNVPAGAILSAGTDNGGGSWTLIPAELAGLSITPPANSNVDFTLEVTGHATRISDNEPCNCSGVLDVDVVGVADLPLLNASNSFTLDYYTGDLDLSAFLTDLDGSETLVVTITDVPAGSTFSAGIDHGGGMWTFDPADLPGLKFKPAQAQSYKVSYMLTITATVTEDDGDTGQIVRTIKIRDLSFIINDDDGYVGGNDDGTVTVITVTSDGDSGGGCSLGGAAGIDPMFPLLAFGALGYLVRRRRS